A single region of the Lotus japonicus ecotype B-129 chromosome 4, LjGifu_v1.2 genome encodes:
- the LOC130714744 gene encoding transcription factor HEC3-like has product MDTNQNNNTTSAFTSLNSTWNLEKMDQDPIILQLHQQNHQIPSGVWPYHHLLHMPSSSNTITPSSSGSLSDILGVHSIEEGEEEQEEEELGAMKEMMYKIAAMQPVDIDPATIRRPKRRNVRISDDPASVAARHRRERISEKIRILQRLVPGGTKMDTASMLDEAIRYVKFLKRQIRLLQSTTPQHHPPPQPPQCVGIGSTTGAPLLPPSTLLLAPSFDWPFAPNLLLSSTATTVVATNMPARLGIEAVGHGHACDASSSFNHHEVISE; this is encoded by the coding sequence ATGGATACAAACCAAAACAACAACACTACTAGTGCATTCACAAGTTTGAATAGCACTTGGAATCTGGAGAAGATGGATCAAGACCCTATAATTCTCCAACTCCACCAACAAAACCACCAAATCCCTTCAGGGGTTTGGCCCTACCACCACCTTCTTCACATGCCATCTTCATCAAACACCATCACACCCTCCTCATCAGGTTCTCTCAGTGATATCTTAGGAGTCCACAGcatagaagaaggagaagaagaacaagaagaagaagagttagGAGCAATGAAGGAGATGATGTACAAGATCGCTGCTATGCAGCCGGTGGACATCGACCCCGCCACCATCCGGAGGCCGAAGAGGAGAAACGTCCGCATCAGCGATGATCCGGCAAGTGTGGCGGCGAGGCATCGGAGAGAGAGGATCAGTGAGAAGATACGGATCCTCCAGAGACTCGTCCCTGGAGGAACCAAGATGGACACGGCGTCCATGCTCGACGAAGCCATTCGCTATGTCAAGTTCTTGAAGAGGCAAATCAGGTTGCTTCAGTCCACCACTCCTCAACACCACCCTCCTCCACAACCACCACAATGTGTTGGAATTGGAAGTACTACAGGTGCTCCTCTTCTACCTCCTAGCACCTTGTTATTAGCCCCTTCTTTTGATTGGCCCTTTGCACCAAATTTATTACTCAGTTCCACTGCCACTACTGTGGTCGCCACCAACATGCCGGCCCGACTAGGAATTGAAGCCGTTGGCCACGGTcatgcttgtgatgcctcttcCAGCTTTAATCATCATGAGGTAATCAGTGAATAA